The genomic region CGAGGCGCTGCTCGTCGCGGTGGTCCTGGCCCTCATCATCCGGGCCTTCATCGTCCAGGCCTTCAAGATCCCCACCGGCTCCATGCTTGAGACGCTCCAGATCGGCGACCAGCTGCTGGTGAGCAAATTCCACTACGGGGTCAGGCTTCCCTTCACCGACCGCGTGCTGATTCCGGTGTACGAGCCCGCCCGCGGCGACGTCATCGTCTTCGAATACCCGTACGACGCCAAACTCGACGCCAACCGCCCGCAGTTGGACGGTGTGGATTTCGTCAAGCGCATCGTGGGCCTGCCCGGCGACGTGGTGGAGATCCGCGCCAAGGAGGTCTACGTCAATGGCGAGCATGTCACCGGAGAATACATCCAGCACGTGCGCGAGGACGTGGAGGAAAATCCGCTGCCTGAGGGGCATCCCGCCGTCACCGTGGACCCGGCGGCCTATTTCGACCACTGCGAGGACACCACCAGCGTGTGCCGCGCCAAGCGCGACTGGATGCCTCCCATGACTGTGCCCCAAGGCCAGTTCTTCGTCATGGGCGACAACCGCGACGAGTCCTTTGACTCGCGTTTCTGGGGGTTTGTGAAGCGCGAGGCCATTCGCGGCAAGGCCATGATCATCTACTGGTCCTGGACCGGACCCACGGAGATCCGCTGGGAGCGGCTAGGCCGCTTGATTCATTAGGCCAGGGCCGCGCCCGCGCGCGGTGGGGAGGTGAGCATGGAGCAGCTGTTGCAGGTGGACATCCGCACCGTGCTGCTGCTCATGTCCCTTGGCAACATGGCCGCGGCCGGGCTGCTGGTGTTCTACGGAGCCCTGCGGCGCAACACCCCGGAAGGCGTCTTCACCCTGGCCAAGCTGGTGCTGGGGCCGGGCTGGCTGCTGCTGCTGCTGCGCGGGTATGTGCCCGACGCGTGCTCCTTCGGCCTGGGCAACGGCCTGCTCATGGCCGGCTTCTGGCTCGAGGCCGCCAGCATCAAGGTGCTGGACGCCCAGCAGGCCATTCCGCCCGGTCCTGCGCCGCGCGTGTTCCCCCTGGGCGTTGTGGCCGCAGCCATGCTGCTGGGATTCCTGTCCACCTGGCTGCTGTCGCATCCCGGTCTACGCATCGCCGCCACCTCCACCGTCGCCTCCGGCTGTTTCGCCCTCTCGGCCTCCCGTCTGTTTTTCGGCGCTTCCCGGCCCTCGCCCCTGCGCCTTTCCCTGGGCGCGGGCTTCGTGGCCCTCACCCTGGCCACGCTCGGGCGCACGGTCGTGGCCCTCACCAGCGAGGGCTTCACCATCTTCAGCACCTCGCCGCTGCACGGAGCGCTGTTCGCCCTGCTCTACACCCTCATGTTCGCCGGAACCTTCGGCCTGGTGCTGGTGCTCAAGGAAAACACCGACCGCACCCTGGTGCGCATCGCCACCCAGGACGAGCTTACCGGTGCGCCCAACCGCAGGGCGCTCTTGGCCAACGCCCGCGCCCTGACGGCCATGGCCCGGCGCGAGGGCCAGCCGTTGGCCGCCTTCATGCTGGACATCGACCGCTTCAAGCAGGTGAACGACACCTTTGGCCACGCCACCGGCGACGAGGTGCTGCGCGACCTGGCGCGGGTCATCCGCAACGGCCTGCGCACCTACGACGCCTATGGCCGCTATGGCGGCGAGGAATTCGTGGCCGTGCTGCCCGGACTCGACAGACAGGCCGCCCTGCGCGTGGCCGAGCGCATCCGCGCCTCTGCCGAGGCCAGCCAGCCCACGGAAAACCCCCACGTGCGCTACACCGTGAGCATCGGCGTTGCCCTGTGCGCGGCCGAAGACGACTGCACCGACGAAAACGAGCGCCTGCTTGAACTGCTGGACCGCGCGGACCAGGCCATGTACGAGGCCAAGCGCCTGGGCAGAAACCGCGTGCAGCTCGAAGCCGCCGAGGAAGACGCAGCCCTCGGCGCCACGCGCGGCACGGACGCCCCCGCGTGAACGGGCTTGCCTCCGGCGAACGCACCCGAGCCATGTTCCTGCTGGGGGCCACCGCCCTCATCTGGAGTTCCGGCGGCCTGGCCATCAAGGCCGTGGACCTGCCGCCCATGGCCATGACCGGCGTGCGCAGCGCCCTGTCCGCCCTCACCCTGGCCGCGCTCTTCCGGGGGCGGCTCGACCTGTCTTTTACGCCCGCGCGCATATGCGCCGCGTTCAGCTATGCGGCCATGCTCATCACCAACGTTGCCGCCACAAAAATGACCACCGCGGCCAACGCCATCCTGCTGGCCTATACCGCGCCGGTCTATGTGGCGCTTCTGGCCCCGCGCCTGCTGGGCGAGAAGACCCGCCTGGCGGACTGGCTCTTTGTTGGCGTCACCTTGACGGGCATGGCGCTGTTCTTTCTGGACAAGATGTCCGCGCAGGGGCTGTGGGGCAACCTTGTGGCCGTGGGCACGGGCGTCAGCTACGCGGCCTTCACCCTGTCCATGCGCGCCCAGGCCCTGCAAAACAAGGCGAACGCCTCGCCCGTGGAGGGCGTGCTCTGGGGCCATGCGCTCACGGCGCTCATCGGCCTGCCCTTCCTGCTGCCGGAGCTTTCCCAGGGACGGCCGGACCTGGCCGGATGGGCCGGGCTCGCCTACCTGGGCGTAATCCAGCAAGGGCTGTCCCTGGCGCTCTACGTGTGGTGCATCGCGCGGCTGGGCGCGCTGGAAGCCATCCTCATCATGACCCTGGAGCCCATTCTGAACCCGGTGTGGGTGGCCTTCGGCCTGGGCGAGCTGCCCGGCCTGTGGGCCTGCGTGGGCGGCGGGGTGGTGCTGGCGGCCGTCACCCTGCGCGGCGTGGCGCAAGTCAGACCGCAAGCAACCAAAAGCCCTGGCAAAACGGGCTGAAATCGACTACGCTCTACGCACTGCCGCGCCCAAAGGAGCCCCCCGTGATCGCCATCGCCCGCACCGCAGCCCTGCTGGGCATAGAGGCCGTGCCCGTGTCCCTGGAAGTGGACCTGGCCCGGTCCGGAATGCCCGCCTTCACCCTGGTTGGCCTGGCCGAAGGGGCCGTGCGCGAGGCCAAGGAGCGCGTGCTCTCGGCCCTCAAAAATGCCGGGCACCGGCTGCCGCCCGCGCGCATCACCGTGAATTTGGCCCCTGCGGACCTGCGCAAGGAGGGCAGCGCCTACGATCTGCCCCTGGCTTTGGGCCTGCTGGCCGCTGCCGAGGAACTGGACGCCGAGCGCCTGGAGGGCTGGATGCTGGCGGGCGAGCTGTCCCTGGACGGGCGCATCGGCCCGGTGCCGGGGGTGCTGCCCCTGGCCATGGCCGCACGCGAGCAGGGCTGCAAGGGAGTCATCGTGCCTGCGGAGAACGCGGCCGAGGCCGCCGTGGCGCAGGGCGTGGACGTGTTCGGCGCGGCCACCCTGGCCGAGGCCGTGGGCATCGTTTCGGGCGCGCTGTCGCCCCGGGCCGTACAGGTGGACGTGGAGGCCCTGTGGGCCGAGCAGGAGGCCGCCGCGGGCGACTATTCCGAGGTCAAGGGCCAGGACCACGCCAAGCGCGCCATAGAGATCGCCGCCGCAGGCGGGCACAACCTGCTCTTCGTGGGCCCGCCGGGCAGCGGCAAGACCATGCTGGCCCAGCGCATCCCCACCGTGCTACCGCCCTTGTCCTTCGACGAGGCCCTGGAGGTGACCAAGATCTACTCCGTGGCCGGGATGCTCCCGCGCGAGACCGCGCTCATCGTGCGCCGCCCCTTCCGTCCGCCGCACCACACCATCTCGGACGCCGGGCTCATCGGCGGCGGGGCCAACCCCAGGCCCGGCGAGGTGTCGCTGGCGCACCGGGGCGTGCTCTTCCTGGACGAACTGCCGGAGTTCAAGAAGCACGTGCTGGAGGTGCTGCGCCAGCCCCTGGAGGACGGCCGGGTTACCATCAGCCGCGCCGCGCTGTCCCTCACCTACCCGTCGGACTTCATGCTCGTGGCGGCCATGAACCCCTGCCCCTGCGGCTACCTGACGGACGACCGGCACGAATGCACCTGCCAGCCGCTGGCCATCGCCCGCTACCGTTCGCGCATCTCCGGCCCGCTCATGGACCGCATCGATCTACAGGTGGAAGTGCCCGCCGTGCCGTATGACGACCTGAAAGCCCCGCGCGGCAGCCGCGACTCCGCGGCCATGCGCCAGGGCATCCTCAAGGTGCGCGCCATCCAGGCCGAACGGTACAAGGGCCTGCGCATCCGCCTGAACAGCGAGTTGACAGGCGCGGCTTTGGAGTGCTGGTGCCAAGTGGGCGAGGCGGAGCAGCGCTTCCTCGGCCAGGCCGTGCACCGCCTGGGCCTCTCGGCCCGGGCCTATACGCGCGTCTTGCGCATCGCCCGCACCATAGCCGACCTGGAAGACGCGGAGGCCATCGGCATCGGGCACCTGGCCGAGGCCATCAACTTCCGCACCATGGACCGCGTGAACCCGCCGGGGGCGTGACGCCATAGGCAGCCCAAACAAAAACGCCGGGCGCCCGCGTACAGGCATCCGGCGCATGTCGGACCGGGAAACGCTAGAATGAGTATCTGAGCCGCAGAGCCGCGCCCAGTTCGCTGGCGCTGTCCTGACCTATGCGCACACCCTCGTTGGTGGCTGTGAGGATATTATTGGTGCCGTAAAGGGATGTGGGGTTCTCGATGGTGGGCCGAGCGGTCCACAGCCGCCCGCTGGCCTCCAGGCCCAGGCTCAGCTTCTCAGCCACAGGCACATCCCCGCGCAGGGTGAGGCCGAACAGTCCGGACACGAGGGTCTCGTTCACCGAGCGCTTGGCCGACCAGGTCGGGCTGCGCTTGATTGCGATCAATGGTATTGTGGTGTCAAGCCCCTGGCTAGCCTCCAGGTCGGCCCAGCCCACAAGCAGCGCCGCGCTGGCCAGGGCTTCTACCCGCGCGCCGCCGGGCAGCGCGAAGCTCATGCCCGCGCGCACTTCCGGCCCGATATCGGTGGTGCGGATGGTCTCAACCATGCTGGCGCTGTGGCTGGCGGTAATCGCCGCATAACGGGTGGAGACCTTGTAGCGCTGCGTGCTGGCATACAGGCC from Humidesulfovibrio mexicanus harbors:
- the lepB gene encoding signal peptidase I; translation: MNPRWLKTLKEYIEALLVAVVLALIIRAFIVQAFKIPTGSMLETLQIGDQLLVSKFHYGVRLPFTDRVLIPVYEPARGDVIVFEYPYDAKLDANRPQLDGVDFVKRIVGLPGDVVEIRAKEVYVNGEHVTGEYIQHVREDVEENPLPEGHPAVTVDPAAYFDHCEDTTSVCRAKRDWMPPMTVPQGQFFVMGDNRDESFDSRFWGFVKREAIRGKAMIIYWSWTGPTEIRWERLGRLIH
- a CDS encoding GGDEF domain-containing protein, with product MEQLLQVDIRTVLLLMSLGNMAAAGLLVFYGALRRNTPEGVFTLAKLVLGPGWLLLLLRGYVPDACSFGLGNGLLMAGFWLEAASIKVLDAQQAIPPGPAPRVFPLGVVAAAMLLGFLSTWLLSHPGLRIAATSTVASGCFALSASRLFFGASRPSPLRLSLGAGFVALTLATLGRTVVALTSEGFTIFSTSPLHGALFALLYTLMFAGTFGLVLVLKENTDRTLVRIATQDELTGAPNRRALLANARALTAMARREGQPLAAFMLDIDRFKQVNDTFGHATGDEVLRDLARVIRNGLRTYDAYGRYGGEEFVAVLPGLDRQAALRVAERIRASAEASQPTENPHVRYTVSIGVALCAAEDDCTDENERLLELLDRADQAMYEAKRLGRNRVQLEAAEEDAALGATRGTDAPA
- a CDS encoding DMT family transporter; amino-acid sequence: MFLLGATALIWSSGGLAIKAVDLPPMAMTGVRSALSALTLAALFRGRLDLSFTPARICAAFSYAAMLITNVAATKMTTAANAILLAYTAPVYVALLAPRLLGEKTRLADWLFVGVTLTGMALFFLDKMSAQGLWGNLVAVGTGVSYAAFTLSMRAQALQNKANASPVEGVLWGHALTALIGLPFLLPELSQGRPDLAGWAGLAYLGVIQQGLSLALYVWCIARLGALEAILIMTLEPILNPVWVAFGLGELPGLWACVGGGVVLAAVTLRGVAQVRPQATKSPGKTG
- a CDS encoding YifB family Mg chelatase-like AAA ATPase is translated as MIAIARTAALLGIEAVPVSLEVDLARSGMPAFTLVGLAEGAVREAKERVLSALKNAGHRLPPARITVNLAPADLRKEGSAYDLPLALGLLAAAEELDAERLEGWMLAGELSLDGRIGPVPGVLPLAMAAREQGCKGVIVPAENAAEAAVAQGVDVFGAATLAEAVGIVSGALSPRAVQVDVEALWAEQEAAAGDYSEVKGQDHAKRAIEIAAAGGHNLLFVGPPGSGKTMLAQRIPTVLPPLSFDEALEVTKIYSVAGMLPRETALIVRRPFRPPHHTISDAGLIGGGANPRPGEVSLAHRGVLFLDELPEFKKHVLEVLRQPLEDGRVTISRAALSLTYPSDFMLVAAMNPCPCGYLTDDRHECTCQPLAIARYRSRISGPLMDRIDLQVEVPAVPYDDLKAPRGSRDSAAMRQGILKVRAIQAERYKGLRIRLNSELTGAALECWCQVGEAEQRFLGQAVHRLGLSARAYTRVLRIARTIADLEDAEAIGIGHLAEAINFRTMDRVNPPGA